The following are encoded together in the Pectobacterium punjabense genome:
- the tdh gene encoding L-threonine 3-dehydrogenase, with the protein MKALAKLRPEEGIWMADSPTPELGHNDIMIKIRKSAICGTDVHIYNWDEWSQKTIPVPMVVGHEYVGEIVAIGQEVNGFHIGDRVSGEGHITCGYCRNCRAGRRHLCRNAIGVGVNRPGSFAEYLVIPAYNAFRIPDNISDELAAIFDPFGNAVHTALSFDLVGEDVLIAGAGPIGMMAAAVCRHVGARNVVITDVNAYRLALASKMGATRAVNVAEEKLADVMIELGMTEGFDIGLEMSGAPSAFRAMLKAMNHGGRIAMLGIPHEPMSIDWGEVIFKGLFIKGIYGREMFETWYKMSALIQSGLDLSPIITHCFHIDEFQKGFDAMRSGQSGKVILNWDEE; encoded by the coding sequence ATGAAAGCATTGGCAAAACTGCGGCCAGAAGAGGGTATCTGGATGGCGGATTCCCCCACGCCGGAGCTCGGGCATAACGACATCATGATTAAAATTCGCAAAAGCGCGATTTGCGGAACGGATGTGCATATCTATAACTGGGACGAATGGTCGCAGAAGACGATTCCTGTTCCAATGGTCGTTGGGCATGAGTACGTTGGCGAAATTGTCGCCATCGGTCAGGAAGTTAATGGTTTTCATATTGGCGATAGGGTTTCTGGCGAAGGGCATATTACCTGCGGCTACTGCCGCAATTGCCGTGCCGGGCGACGTCACTTATGCCGTAATGCCATCGGTGTTGGAGTAAACCGTCCCGGTTCGTTCGCGGAATATCTGGTGATCCCTGCCTACAACGCATTTCGTATTCCCGACAATATTTCTGACGAGCTGGCTGCCATTTTCGATCCTTTCGGCAACGCCGTGCATACCGCACTTTCCTTCGACTTGGTGGGGGAAGATGTGTTGATTGCCGGAGCGGGACCGATCGGCATGATGGCGGCGGCGGTGTGCCGTCATGTTGGCGCAAGGAATGTCGTGATTACCGATGTGAACGCGTATCGCCTGGCGTTAGCCAGCAAAATGGGCGCAACGCGCGCCGTCAATGTGGCAGAGGAAAAACTGGCCGATGTAATGATAGAACTAGGCATGACCGAGGGGTTTGATATTGGGTTAGAGATGTCGGGCGCACCCTCGGCCTTTCGTGCCATGCTGAAAGCGATGAATCACGGTGGTCGCATTGCCATGCTGGGCATTCCGCATGAACCGATGTCGATTGATTGGGGAGAGGTGATTTTTAAAGGGCTATTTATCAAAGGGATCTACGGACGGGAAATGTTCGAAACCTGGTACAAAATGTCGGCACTGATTCAGTCTGGGCTGGATTTGTCACCGATTATCACCCACTGCTTTCACATTGATGAGTTTCAGAAAGGGTTCGATGCCATGCGCTCGGGTCAGTCGGGCAAGGTTATTCTCAATTGGGATGAAGAGTAA
- a CDS encoding glycine C-acetyltransferase, which translates to MPAAFYQQLTAKIMAARTEGVFKEERIITSAQQAEIGVMGSDRLLNFCANNYLGLADSPELIAAAKSGLDSHGFGMASVRFICGTQDIHKQLERKLAEFLGMEDAILYSSCFDANGGLFETLMGPEDAIISDALNHASIIDGVRLSKARRYRYANNDMNQLEAQLQLARAEGAKHIMIATDGVFSMDGVIADLQEICDLADRYDALVMVDDSHAVGFVGEHGRGTHEHRGVMGRVDIITGTLGKALGGASGGYTAGRREVIDWLRQRSRPYLFSNSLAPAIVTASLKVLALLEHGGERRERLWANARLFREKMTAAGFTLAGADHAIIPVMVGEAQLAQDFAQALQREGVYVTGFFYPVVPLGQARIRTQMSAAHTPQQIQFAVEAFIRVGKRLGVII; encoded by the coding sequence ATGCCTGCCGCGTTTTATCAACAACTTACTGCAAAAATTATGGCTGCACGCACCGAAGGCGTGTTCAAGGAAGAGCGCATCATTACCTCTGCGCAGCAGGCTGAAATCGGGGTAATGGGCAGCGACCGCCTGCTCAACTTCTGCGCCAATAATTATCTTGGCCTGGCGGACAGCCCTGAGTTAATTGCCGCCGCAAAGTCTGGATTGGACAGCCACGGTTTTGGTATGGCTTCGGTGCGCTTCATCTGTGGAACGCAGGATATCCACAAACAGCTGGAGCGTAAGCTGGCGGAGTTTCTGGGCATGGAGGACGCGATTCTCTATTCCTCCTGCTTTGATGCCAACGGCGGGCTGTTTGAAACGCTGATGGGGCCGGAGGATGCGATTATTTCCGATGCGCTTAACCATGCTTCGATCATTGATGGTGTTCGGCTATCGAAGGCGCGGCGCTACCGTTACGCCAATAACGATATGAACCAACTGGAAGCACAGCTGCAATTGGCCAGAGCGGAAGGAGCGAAACACATCATGATTGCCACCGATGGCGTTTTCTCGATGGACGGCGTGATTGCGGATTTGCAGGAAATTTGCGATCTGGCCGATCGTTATGACGCGCTCGTGATGGTTGATGACTCCCATGCGGTGGGGTTTGTCGGTGAACATGGGCGTGGGACGCATGAACATCGCGGAGTAATGGGGCGTGTCGATATCATCACTGGCACGTTAGGCAAGGCACTGGGCGGTGCGTCAGGCGGCTATACGGCGGGCAGGCGTGAGGTGATCGACTGGTTGCGCCAGCGCTCGCGGCCCTATCTGTTTTCCAATTCACTTGCGCCAGCCATTGTCACCGCGTCGCTCAAGGTGCTGGCTCTGTTGGAACATGGCGGAGAACGGCGTGAGCGTCTGTGGGCAAACGCTCGTTTGTTCCGTGAAAAGATGACCGCCGCAGGGTTCACGCTGGCGGGAGCCGATCACGCCATTATTCCCGTTATGGTGGGTGAGGCACAGTTGGCACAGGATTTTGCGCAGGCACTACAGCGGGAAGGCGTTTATGTCACGGGTTTTTTCTACCCTGTTGTTCCCCTTGGCCAGGCGCGTATTCGTACCCAAATGTCGGCTGCTCATACACCGCAGCAAATCCAATTCGCCGTCGAGGCGTTTATCCGCGTGGGCAAACGTCTGGGTGTGATCATCTGA
- the rfaD gene encoding ADP-glyceromanno-heptose 6-epimerase: MIIVTGGAGFIGSNIVKSLNDIGYRDILVVDNLKDGTKFVNLVDLDIADYMDKEDFIASIVAGDDLGDIDAVFHEGACSSTTEWDGKYMMDNNYQYSKDVLHYCLDRSIPFLYASSAATYGGRNDNFVEDRQYEQPLNVYGYSKFLFDQYVREILPEAESQICGFRYFNVYGPREGHKGSMASVAFHLNNQINQGENPKLFSGSENFKRDFIYVGDVAAVNLWFWQNGVSGIFNCGTGRAESFQAVADATLAFHNKGSVEYIEFPEKLKGRYQAYTQADLTNLRAAGYDKPFKTVAEGVAEYMTWLNRTV, encoded by the coding sequence ATGATTATCGTTACTGGCGGTGCCGGTTTTATCGGCAGCAATATCGTAAAATCTCTGAATGACATCGGCTATCGGGACATTCTGGTTGTCGATAACCTGAAAGACGGCACCAAATTCGTCAATCTGGTCGATCTGGACATCGCAGATTACATGGATAAGGAAGACTTTATCGCCAGCATCGTTGCAGGTGACGATCTGGGTGATATCGATGCCGTATTCCATGAAGGTGCTTGCTCTTCCACGACCGAGTGGGATGGCAAATACATGATGGATAACAACTATCAGTATTCCAAAGATGTGCTGCACTATTGCCTCGATCGCAGTATTCCGTTCTTGTATGCCTCTTCTGCCGCGACCTACGGTGGTCGCAACGATAACTTCGTCGAAGACCGTCAATACGAGCAGCCGCTGAACGTCTATGGCTATTCCAAATTCCTGTTCGATCAATACGTGCGTGAGATTCTGCCGGAAGCGGAATCACAGATCTGCGGTTTCCGCTATTTCAACGTCTACGGACCGCGTGAAGGTCACAAAGGCAGCATGGCGAGCGTCGCGTTTCACCTGAACAACCAGATCAATCAGGGTGAAAATCCGAAGCTGTTCTCCGGTAGCGAAAATTTCAAGCGTGATTTCATCTACGTCGGTGATGTCGCCGCCGTCAACCTGTGGTTCTGGCAAAACGGTGTTTCCGGCATCTTCAACTGCGGTACCGGCCGTGCCGAGTCCTTCCAGGCCGTTGCCGACGCCACACTTGCCTTCCATAACAAAGGCAGCGTGGAATACATCGAATTCCCTGAGAAGCTGAAAGGTCGCTATCAAGCCTATACGCAGGCCGACCTCACTAACTTGCGTGCTGCGGGCTACGATAAGCCGTTCAAAACCGTCGCCGAAGGCGTAGCGGAATATATGACCTGGCTGAACCGTACCGTTTAA
- the rfaF gene encoding ADP-heptose--LPS heptosyltransferase RfaF, with protein MKILVIGPSWVGDMMMSHSLYRTLKAEHPEAVIDVMAPAWCRPLLARMPEVNQALAMPLGHGALELGERRRLGVSLRDAGYDRAYVLPNSFKSALVPFFANIPQRTGWRGEMRYGLLNDVRVLDKAAFPLMVQRYTALGYDRSRIHRAEDLPQPLLWPQLQVSQTEIADMTQTFDLSDTRPIIGFCPGAEFGPAKRWPHYHYSALAQSLIERGYQIALFGSANDHSACDDILQGLTEDARQYCTNLAGKTSLEQAVVLIAACHAVVSNDSGLMHVAAALHRPLVALYGPSSPDFTPPLSHQAEVIRLITGYHRVRKGDAEQGYHQSLIDIQPERVLSALDKYLLPGADA; from the coding sequence ATGAAAATTTTGGTCATCGGCCCTTCCTGGGTCGGCGATATGATGATGTCGCACAGCCTTTATCGCACATTGAAGGCTGAACACCCGGAAGCGGTCATTGACGTGATGGCACCGGCCTGGTGCCGTCCGCTGCTGGCACGGATGCCGGAAGTCAATCAGGCGTTAGCTATGCCGCTAGGGCACGGCGCACTTGAGCTGGGGGAACGCCGCCGTCTTGGCGTATCGCTGCGTGATGCGGGCTATGACCGCGCTTACGTGTTGCCCAACTCCTTTAAGTCTGCGCTGGTGCCGTTCTTTGCCAACATTCCGCAGCGCACAGGCTGGCGCGGCGAAATGCGTTATGGGCTATTGAACGACGTACGCGTGCTGGATAAAGCCGCCTTTCCGTTGATGGTTCAGCGCTACACCGCATTAGGCTACGATCGTAGCCGTATTCATCGTGCAGAGGATCTGCCACAGCCGTTGCTTTGGCCACAGTTACAGGTCAGCCAGACCGAAATTGCGGACATGACGCAGACCTTTGATCTCAGCGATACACGCCCTATCATCGGTTTTTGCCCCGGTGCCGAATTCGGCCCTGCCAAACGTTGGCCGCATTATCACTATTCAGCATTGGCGCAATCGCTGATTGAACGCGGCTACCAGATAGCACTGTTCGGTTCAGCCAATGACCACTCGGCCTGTGACGATATCCTTCAGGGATTGACGGAAGATGCCCGGCAATATTGCACCAATCTGGCGGGAAAAACCTCGCTGGAACAGGCCGTGGTGCTGATTGCCGCCTGTCATGCTGTCGTCAGCAATGACTCAGGGCTCATGCACGTCGCGGCGGCGCTTCATCGTCCGCTTGTCGCACTTTACGGCCCCAGCAGTCCCGACTTTACTCCGCCGTTATCTCATCAGGCCGAAGTGATTCGCCTGATAACCGGTTATCACCGAGTGCGTAAAGGGGATGCCGAGCAGGGTTATCACCAGAGTTTGATCGATATTCAGCCCGAACGCGTGCTCAGCGCGCTAGATAAATATCTGCTACCGGGAGCAGACGCATGA
- the rfaC gene encoding lipopolysaccharide heptosyltransferase RfaC, whose translation MRVLIVKTSSMGDVLHTLPALTDAMQAIPGIQFDWVVEEGFAQIPSWHPAVSRVIPVAIRRWRKSWFSAPIRQERAEFKRQLRQYRYDAVIDAQGLIKSALLVTRLANGKKHGLNCKSAREPLASWFYNYRHPVSRRQHAVERVRELFAASLGYRKPTERGDYAIAQRFLSQLPADANRYLVFLHATTRDEKHWPEMHWRELIALLAPSGLRIKLPWGAEHEHQRALRLAEGFPHVEVLPRLALQQVAEVLAGANAVVSVDTGLSHLTAALDRPNITLYGPTDPGLIGGYGMNQVVEMSESQKMETIPASLVHQKLEKLIELPASGE comes from the coding sequence ATGAGAGTGCTGATCGTGAAAACATCGTCAATGGGCGATGTGCTGCATACGTTACCCGCCTTGACCGACGCGATGCAGGCTATTCCCGGTATCCAGTTCGACTGGGTGGTTGAAGAAGGTTTTGCACAAATTCCAAGCTGGCACCCGGCAGTTTCCCGCGTTATTCCGGTAGCGATCCGCCGCTGGCGCAAAAGCTGGTTCAGCGCCCCGATTCGTCAAGAACGTGCAGAATTTAAGCGTCAATTACGCCAGTATCGCTATGATGCCGTTATTGACGCACAAGGGCTGATTAAAAGCGCGCTGCTGGTAACACGACTCGCCAACGGAAAGAAACACGGATTGAACTGCAAGAGCGCGCGTGAGCCGCTGGCAAGCTGGTTTTATAACTATCGCCATCCGGTAAGCCGCAGGCAACACGCCGTAGAGCGCGTACGCGAATTATTTGCCGCGAGTCTAGGCTATAGAAAACCCACTGAACGCGGCGATTATGCGATTGCCCAGCGCTTCCTCTCTCAATTACCCGCAGATGCCAATCGCTATCTGGTGTTTCTCCATGCCACCACGCGTGATGAAAAGCACTGGCCTGAAATGCACTGGCGTGAACTCATTGCCCTATTGGCACCGAGTGGGCTGCGTATCAAACTCCCTTGGGGAGCGGAACATGAGCACCAGCGTGCATTACGGCTGGCGGAAGGGTTCCCACACGTTGAAGTCTTACCACGCCTGGCGCTGCAACAGGTCGCCGAGGTGCTGGCGGGCGCTAACGCCGTCGTCTCCGTCGATACCGGGCTTAGCCACCTGACGGCAGCGCTGGATCGCCCGAATATCACGCTGTACGGACCGACCGATCCAGGGCTGATTGGCGGTTATGGGATGAACCAGGTGGTGGAAATGTCTGAAAGCCAGAAAATGGAGACAATTCCCGCTAGCCTCGTCCATCAGAAATTAGAGAAGCTGATAGAATTACCTGCATCAGGCGAGTGA
- a CDS encoding O-antigen ligase family protein encodes MLNELRYELGKTPSISSAVALNAVFPGCLLTLAIMPFSSILAGWLFYLTGTLSVFYVVTHLKAIVGAKRRLLIPLCLLAIGITNLIWYHHYYQPDSLFPYVYNAYKTSAHAGILGAFILLTALHITQKQRKQSLFYIIAICVLALGYAFYQSLFSGMHRIGLIFGTATSAAYFLTFIGALSAQALLKLDSTYKYYLYLVHFLLVTIAILLTETRAAMFVYPIVGATILLSEVRHDKRLFIKEFIGSVTTLLLCLFLFQETIHQRVNDLFNDVHSYSMNNSKTSVGARIAMYQSGIEAGEEALLGQSAEQRAAQIITQAEQKPSLAGAVEYLNVHLHNEVVDAFSLKGLPGAILLILLYASLFYFSFFVLRSHLSVALLFALIMYGLSDVILYSRDMLITWLMTFCLGTTLTGKWLKN; translated from the coding sequence ATGCTTAATGAATTAAGGTACGAACTGGGCAAAACGCCCAGTATAAGTTCGGCTGTCGCACTTAACGCCGTCTTCCCCGGCTGTTTACTCACATTAGCCATTATGCCATTTAGTAGCATTCTTGCCGGATGGCTTTTTTATCTCACTGGCACGCTATCCGTTTTCTATGTAGTGACACACCTAAAAGCTATCGTGGGCGCTAAGCGACGTCTACTTATTCCACTTTGCCTGCTAGCTATCGGTATAACCAACCTCATTTGGTATCACCACTATTATCAACCCGATAGTCTTTTCCCCTATGTGTATAACGCCTACAAGACATCTGCGCACGCCGGGATTTTGGGCGCGTTTATCCTGCTGACGGCATTGCATATCACCCAAAAACAACGAAAGCAGTCGCTCTTCTACATCATCGCAATTTGTGTATTAGCGCTAGGTTATGCGTTCTATCAGTCGCTGTTCAGTGGAATGCATCGCATTGGGTTGATATTTGGCACGGCAACCAGCGCCGCCTATTTTCTTACTTTTATTGGTGCGTTAAGCGCACAGGCGCTGCTGAAGCTCGATTCAACCTATAAGTATTATCTCTATCTGGTACATTTTCTGTTAGTCACGATAGCCATTCTACTGACAGAAACCCGGGCTGCTATGTTTGTCTACCCTATTGTGGGCGCAACCATTTTATTGTCAGAAGTCAGACACGATAAACGTTTGTTCATAAAGGAATTCATTGGTTCAGTAACAACACTTCTCCTATGCTTATTCCTGTTTCAGGAGACGATTCATCAACGCGTCAACGACCTGTTCAACGACGTACATAGCTACAGCATGAATAACAGCAAAACATCAGTGGGTGCGCGCATCGCCATGTACCAATCTGGTATAGAAGCAGGAGAAGAAGCATTATTGGGGCAATCTGCCGAACAGCGTGCCGCCCAGATCATTACACAAGCGGAACAAAAGCCGAGTTTAGCGGGTGCTGTCGAGTATCTGAATGTCCATCTACATAATGAAGTGGTTGATGCCTTTTCCCTTAAAGGGTTACCGGGGGCGATATTACTAATATTGCTCTATGCCTCCTTATTCTATTTTTCATTTTTTGTTCTACGTAGCCACCTCTCCGTCGCGCTACTTTTTGCTCTGATTATGTATGGACTTAGCGATGTCATCCTTTATTCACGGGATATGCTTATTACGTGGCTAATGACGTTTTGCCTTGGCACAACGCTGACCGGAAAATGGTTAAAGAATTAA
- the rfaQ gene encoding lipopolysaccharide core heptosyltransferase RfaQ has translation MSQRIISYHRILVVKLRYHGDMLLTTPLISTLQANYPDAKIDVLLYQDTMPILSANPEIHQIYGLKRKTGTLLEKIRNFTETRQALKQNNYDLIVNLADQWPIALLVKSLGCRSIALDRGNNLKGKIWRSFFSDCVPPIGAHIVEQNLYLLTPLNLPASNTRSRLSLYYRQEDAQSIINQRPTLLTQRYVVIQPTTRQYYKYWDNDKFAQVIDYLKTKNLEVVLTCGPSEDDLNVVQDIHAQCTHKPDMTFAGKTSFLELAALIDNAVLYIGVDSAPMHMAAALDTPLVCLFGPTDYKLWRPWCDRYKQIWAGEYQQMPAQQNYDQTIKYLSCIPAQAVIQASENMLQETQEENPK, from the coding sequence GTGAGTCAACGCATCATCTCCTATCACCGGATTCTTGTAGTAAAGCTCAGATATCATGGCGATATGCTGCTGACCACTCCGCTCATCAGCACGCTGCAAGCAAATTATCCTGACGCCAAAATCGACGTATTGCTGTACCAGGATACGATGCCAATTCTCTCCGCAAACCCAGAGATACATCAGATTTATGGGCTCAAGAGAAAGACCGGAACGCTTTTAGAAAAAATCCGTAATTTCACAGAAACCAGGCAAGCGCTTAAACAAAATAATTACGATCTGATCGTCAATCTAGCTGACCAGTGGCCGATTGCTCTATTAGTCAAATCATTGGGATGTCGCAGTATTGCTCTCGATCGGGGCAATAACCTGAAAGGAAAGATATGGCGTTCATTTTTCAGTGATTGTGTTCCGCCAATAGGCGCGCATATTGTTGAGCAAAATCTTTATCTCCTCACCCCGCTCAACTTACCAGCGTCAAATACGCGCTCCCGGTTATCCCTGTATTATCGTCAGGAAGATGCCCAAAGCATCATAAACCAACGCCCTACACTGTTAACGCAGCGCTACGTTGTCATCCAACCCACAACTCGCCAATACTACAAATACTGGGACAACGACAAATTCGCTCAGGTCATTGATTATCTTAAAACCAAAAATCTGGAAGTCGTTTTAACCTGTGGTCCTTCTGAAGACGATTTAAATGTGGTGCAAGATATTCACGCACAGTGCACACATAAACCCGATATGACCTTCGCAGGTAAAACGAGTTTTCTGGAGTTGGCCGCACTCATTGACAACGCTGTATTGTATATCGGCGTAGACTCGGCCCCGATGCATATGGCGGCCGCGTTGGATACACCACTAGTGTGCCTGTTTGGTCCAACAGATTACAAATTATGGCGCCCGTGGTGCGACCGTTATAAGCAAATTTGGGCTGGGGAATATCAACAGATGCCAGCCCAACAGAATTACGATCAGACCATTAAATATTTGTCCTGTATTCCTGCACAAGCAGTGATTCAGGCATCGGAAAACATGCTGCAAGAGACGCAGGAAGAGAATCCCAAATGA
- a CDS encoding glycosyltransferase family 4 protein yields MKIAFCVYKYFPFGGLQRDFLSIAQTCQKQGHEIRVYTSEWQGDKPEGFDIVLVPISGLGNHTRHRRFSDWIQRHLQQHPVDRVVGFSKMPGLDFYYAAEGCTAEKAVQEKGFFYRLTPRYRGYAALERDVFDRNSHTRMLMLTPRQIAHFQKHYGTQDERFFMLPPGISSDRKYSTRSPETRTQFRQQHKLDENGFVLLQVGSDFKRKGVGRSLIAIASLPQELRQQVVLLVVGQDDPKPFQQQAEQLGIGKQIHFFSGRDDIPDFMAAADLLLHPAHQEAAGIVLLEAIAAGLPILVTDACGYAFYIERSQAGQVISEPFSQTELNHALSHALSQPKTLKQWAENARHFADTEDIYSLPEKAAQLIIES; encoded by the coding sequence ATGAAAATCGCCTTCTGTGTCTATAAATACTTTCCTTTCGGCGGGCTACAGCGGGATTTTCTAAGTATCGCACAAACCTGCCAAAAACAAGGCCACGAGATTCGCGTTTACACGAGCGAATGGCAAGGTGACAAACCAGAAGGGTTCGACATCGTTCTCGTACCGATATCAGGACTCGGTAACCATACTCGCCATCGCCGTTTTTCCGACTGGATACAACGCCATTTACAGCAACACCCTGTCGATCGCGTTGTCGGGTTTAGCAAAATGCCAGGGCTGGACTTCTACTATGCCGCAGAGGGATGTACGGCAGAAAAAGCGGTTCAGGAAAAAGGCTTTTTTTATCGACTAACACCCCGCTACCGCGGATATGCGGCGCTAGAACGCGATGTGTTCGATAGAAACAGCCACACGCGTATGCTGATGCTAACACCGCGGCAAATTGCCCATTTTCAGAAGCATTACGGCACACAGGATGAACGCTTCTTTATGCTGCCCCCAGGTATTTCATCGGATAGAAAATACAGCACGCGTTCTCCAGAGACGCGCACTCAATTTCGCCAGCAACATAAGCTGGATGAAAACGGATTCGTTCTGTTACAGGTAGGCTCCGACTTCAAACGTAAGGGCGTTGGCCGCAGCCTGATCGCTATTGCTAGCTTGCCACAGGAACTACGTCAACAGGTCGTGCTGCTCGTTGTCGGCCAAGACGATCCAAAACCGTTTCAACAGCAGGCTGAACAACTCGGTATCGGTAAACAAATACATTTCTTTTCAGGCCGAGACGATATTCCTGACTTTATGGCAGCGGCGGATCTGTTACTGCATCCGGCTCATCAGGAAGCAGCCGGCATTGTCTTGCTCGAAGCTATCGCAGCAGGATTGCCGATACTCGTTACCGATGCATGCGGTTATGCTTTTTACATTGAGCGCTCGCAGGCAGGACAAGTTATTTCCGAGCCTTTTAGCCAGACAGAACTGAATCACGCGTTATCACACGCGCTCAGTCAGCCAAAAACGCTCAAACAGTGGGCGGAAAATGCCCGCCACTTTGCCGACACGGAAGATATTTATAGTCTGCCAGAAAAAGCAGCGCAGTTGATTATTGAATCATAA
- the waaO gene encoding lipopolysaccharide 3-alpha-galactosyltransferase has translation MYFDKEKVIKNVHSFSYSKKKPELNIAFGTDEKFIYGCAIAIASTLLKNQDHCLSFHVFTDKISDSDKAKFQEMAKQYNTTINIYIVDCSWLKTLPETKLWSYAIYFRFIIADYFHGVLDKVLYLDADIICNGSLQELIELDVSNHISAAVLDGDRHWWSERAQKFNHPELSNGYFNSGVLLIEVNNWHQAAVTENSMRFLTDPKMKKIITHPDQDVLNILLAGKFCHLENKYNTQFSINYELKYSHGESAPTPISSETIFIHYIGPTKPWHKWAANYSCTKYFLKAKEHSPWKNESLLDAVTASNMRYCAKHQFHNGEIIRGTLSFFKYLYKKAF, from the coding sequence ATGTACTTTGACAAAGAAAAAGTCATAAAAAACGTACACTCATTCTCGTATTCTAAAAAAAAACCTGAGTTAAATATAGCATTTGGTACTGATGAAAAATTCATTTATGGCTGCGCCATAGCTATAGCGTCTACTCTATTAAAAAATCAGGATCACTGCTTATCCTTTCACGTGTTTACCGACAAAATCAGTGATAGCGACAAAGCCAAATTTCAGGAAATGGCAAAGCAATATAATACAACCATTAATATCTATATCGTTGATTGTTCTTGGCTAAAAACATTACCAGAAACAAAACTCTGGAGCTATGCTATTTATTTCCGTTTCATTATTGCCGATTACTTTCATGGAGTACTTGATAAAGTTCTCTACCTTGATGCAGACATTATATGTAATGGATCATTACAAGAATTAATAGAATTAGATGTTAGTAACCATATTTCCGCTGCGGTTCTAGATGGTGACAGGCACTGGTGGAGTGAGCGGGCACAAAAATTTAATCATCCTGAACTCAGCAATGGATACTTTAACTCTGGCGTTTTACTAATTGAAGTCAACAACTGGCATCAAGCAGCGGTAACAGAAAATAGCATGCGTTTTTTGACCGATCCAAAGATGAAGAAAATTATCACTCATCCTGATCAAGATGTTTTAAATATATTATTGGCAGGAAAATTCTGCCACTTGGAAAATAAATACAACACACAGTTTAGTATAAATTATGAATTAAAATACAGTCATGGCGAGTCTGCACCTACGCCGATTTCCAGTGAGACTATTTTTATTCATTACATCGGCCCTACTAAGCCCTGGCATAAATGGGCAGCTAATTATTCCTGTACGAAATATTTTTTAAAAGCCAAAGAACACTCGCCATGGAAAAATGAGTCGCTACTAGACGCAGTAACAGCGAGTAATATGCGATATTGTGCTAAGCATCAGTTTCATAATGGTGAAATTATTCGTGGAACACTGAGCTTCTTTAAATATCTTTATAAAAAAGCATTTTAA
- a CDS encoding glycosyltransferase family 8 protein — MVFSSHIDVLSTFEKRHQLIADNDTLNVAYGIDKNYAVGCGISVASILINNNINFTFHIFSDDFDDEFIKKLNILAGKFKTKIVLYKINSEMLKTLPCTDIWSHAMYFRLLAFSHLSDKISSLLYLDADVICKGSLAQLHKLDTAPHVAAVIRDLPETQKKSANRLKMTALEGKYFNSGVLFVNLTIWNELNLTQKIFDKLRNGEKSIQYPDQDVMNILLHDNVIFLPREYNTIYSIKSELKDPSHQKYKEIIKNTTILIHYTGVTKPWHKWASYPSTVSFQRAFHESPWLTSDLKDATFFVEMKKKYKHLIAQKKYFSGSLSCFLYGIRKISKKIRNSL, encoded by the coding sequence ATGGTCTTTTCATCACATATCGATGTTCTTTCCACTTTCGAAAAGAGGCATCAACTAATCGCCGATAATGACACGCTAAACGTTGCTTATGGTATAGATAAAAACTACGCCGTTGGTTGTGGAATATCAGTAGCATCGATTCTCATCAATAATAATATCAATTTTACATTCCATATTTTTTCTGATGATTTTGATGATGAGTTTATTAAAAAATTAAATATTCTTGCGGGAAAATTCAAAACTAAAATCGTCTTATATAAAATAAATTCTGAAATGTTAAAAACATTGCCTTGTACTGATATTTGGTCGCATGCTATGTATTTCAGATTACTAGCCTTTTCCCACCTTTCAGATAAAATCTCAAGCCTCCTCTATCTTGACGCTGATGTAATCTGTAAAGGTTCTTTAGCACAGCTTCACAAGTTGGATACGGCACCACATGTTGCTGCCGTAATTCGTGATTTACCTGAAACACAAAAGAAATCAGCAAATCGATTAAAGATGACCGCCTTAGAAGGGAAATATTTTAACTCTGGTGTTTTATTCGTAAATTTAACTATCTGGAATGAATTGAATTTAACACAAAAGATATTTGATAAACTAAGAAATGGTGAGAAATCAATTCAATATCCGGATCAGGATGTCATGAATATATTGTTGCATGATAACGTAATCTTCCTTCCCAGAGAATATAATACTATTTATTCTATAAAAAGTGAGTTGAAAGACCCAAGTCATCAAAAATATAAAGAAATTATAAAAAATACTACTATTCTCATACACTATACAGGTGTAACTAAACCTTGGCATAAATGGGCAAGCTATCCATCGACTGTCTCTTTTCAGAGAGCATTTCATGAATCACCATGGTTGACCTCAGATCTAAAGGATGCAACTTTTTTCGTTGAGATGAAGAAAAAATATAAACATTTAATTGCACAAAAAAAATATTTCTCTGGATCTTTAAGTTGTTTTTTATACGGAATAAGAAAAATTTCAAAGAAAATCCGCAATTCATTATAA